A genomic stretch from Salarias fasciatus chromosome 18, fSalaFa1.1, whole genome shotgun sequence includes:
- the LOC115405224 gene encoding uncharacterized protein LOC115405224: MRSENVSTEHVDFMVARKQWKKMEADVKGHPIPKPGLRAQGSFQGTHSSLYPPTRSPRLKHRDVQPAVAREPPLSSTLSPSSEDSGLDDPSYRSPPEEPETAVEREIRLTLEREEQHRRERGRLAQGLTTSRPSTLQTGRSPPRPPACRTPTLSVSPSPSYSSSLPRSLYHELTANNVIILEPDSSSPASRTRLLSSAISGLSEQDAPSANVIVVETSNLIIRSASEFCLSSGPAPAPAEPQESTFTSNPFFKLRSLSSQSLVEQEIRLVRQREEEWRRQREEEWRRRKEEQWRRGRERYDTVLVSPGLSENITFTVPEVPDRCVSSPSSPSRTRKMERSSLSCDHKFPSSLSSAPRRQNAMAQRWEASLLANQKKE; encoded by the exons ATGCGCAGTGAGAACGTCTCCACCGAGCACGTGGACTTCATGGTGGCACGCAAGCAGTGGAAGAAAATGGAGGCGGACGTCAAAGGTCACCCCATCCCCAAACCGGGCCTGAGAGCTCAGGGGAGCTTCCAGGGGACCCACTCTTCACTGTATCCCCCCACCCGCAGCCCCCGGCTCAAACACAG GGACGTTCAGCCCGCCGTGGCCCGGGAGCcgcctctgtcctccaccctgtcccccaGCTCAGAGGACTCGGGGCTGGACGACCCGTCCTACCGCAGCCCCCCCGAGGAGCCGGAGACCGCCGTGGAGAGAGAGATCCGGCTGActctggagagagaggagcagcaccgcagggagagagggaggctcGCTCAGGGCCTGACCACATCCAG GCCGTCCACCCTGCAGACCGGACGATCTCCACCCAGACCGCCGGCGTGCCGGACCCCgactctctccgtctctccctccccctcctactcctcctccctcccccggTCCCTGTACCACGAACTGACGGCCAACAACGTCATCATCCTGGAGCCCGactcctccagccccgcctccaggacccgcctcctctcctccgccatCAGCGGCCTCTCCGAGCAGGACGCCCCCTCCGCCAACGTGATCGTGGTGGAGACCTCCAACCTGATCATCCGCAGCGCCTCCGAGTTCTGCCTGAGCTCcgggccggcgccggcgccggcggagCCGCAGGAGAGCACCTTCACCTCCAACCCCTTCTTCAAGCTGCGCTCCCTCAGCAGCCAGTCGCTGGTGGAGCAGGAGATCCGGCTGgtgaggcagagggaggaggagtggaggaggcagagggaggaggagtggaggaggaggaaggaggagcagtggaggagaggcagggaGCGCTACGACACCGTGCTGGTGTCTCCGGGCCTCAGCGAGAACATCACCTTCACCG ttcCGGAGGTCCCAGACAGGTGTGTGTCCTCCCCTTCGTCCCCCTCCAGGACCCGCAAAATGGAACGATCCAGTTTGTCCTGTGACCACAAG ttcccctcctccctctcctcggCGCCTCGACGGCAGAACGCCATGGCGCAGCGCTGGGAGGCCTCCCTGTTAGCCAATCAGAAGAAGGAGTGA
- the LOC115405371 gene encoding sodium/potassium/calcium exchanger 1-like encodes MRPSSRRRAAAWLLALPLGRGGEECARRGRLEMISFWLLCWKLLRATAGLRRNTPELTDGNPDDDDASDNPPTQPADPVTMEISSSPPLTDLERDGFFSYQIQDQPDGPAAGKEAAGGEYDKGDECDYLVFEIGEEKGAARGAGSEGGDEGRGETEGQDEGRGEIDGEEEGRGETEGEDEGRRDMEIKDEDRGRVEGEDGKQGETKTEDLGKREIEGEDGGQGGSSEEWMEGAGREERGDSALDLLLDGDPLLARPSPGVTTCSARTT; translated from the exons ATGCGTCCCTCCTCGCGCCGGCGAGCGGCCGCCTGGCTGCTGGCGCTGCCGttaggaagaggaggagaggaatgcGCACGCCGCGGCCGCCTGGAGATGATCTCGTTCTGGCTGCtgtgctggaagctgctg AGAGCTACAGCCGGTCTGAGGAGAAATACACCCGAGCTGACAGACGGTAACCCTGACGACGACGACGCCTCCGACAACCCTCCCACACAACCAGCAGATCCGGTAACCATGGAGATCAGCTCCTCGCCGCCACTCACAGACCTGGAGAGAGACGGCTTCTTCAGCTACCAGATCCAGGATCAGCCGGACGGGCCGGCGGCGGGGAAGGAGGCCGCGGGCGGGGAGTACGACAAAGGAGACGAGTGTGACTACCTGGTGTTTGAGATTGGAGAGGAGAAGGGAGCAGCCAGAGGGGCTGGGAGCGAAGGAGGGGATGAGGGCAGAGGGGAAACCGAGGGGCAGGATGAGGGCAGAGGGGAAATagacggagaagaagaagggaggggggaaaCCGAAGGAGAGGATGAGGGCCGGAGAGACATGGAGATCAAGGATGAAGACAGAGGGAGAGTGGAAGGAGAGGACGGGAAACAAGGAGAAACAAAGACTGAGGACTTGGGGAAAAGAGAGATCGAGGGGGAAGACGGAGGACAAGGCGGCAGCAGTGAGGAGTGGATGGAAGGAGcagggagagaggagcgaggcgACTCGGCGCTGGACCTGCTGCTCGACGGCGACCCTCTGCTGGCTCGTCC gagcCCTGGGGTCACGACCTGCTCGGCACGGACGACCTGA
- the LOC115405370 gene encoding palmdelphin-like encodes MTEECELLKERLQAITEKHRIQESIRQKKLELDQEKLELQRLKTKVLKEQWLLQDSASHNAPNSTQAHSVLCDQQQTRALQLSIHRIEMELDYLEREESMISVNESFILNRLRTVEKSPEDIIKEAQDSFVPALFAMEINVAKNMVTGESQVLSTADVAPEEIGQRVGLKVYEDETKCIYAFSPQEGSADWSSAQELSANEVEHLLRSASEHRQLSQSRRRSLGGDELRFNRQRDGGGAHRPRNQGPHFRSDMAEREFSARETSQGQHAVRSRPPDFPPPRPHGQEVVTVSQPQLCYTPAQHIPLADYVSVDEEQLGSAHCDRARSPLYGDDAPYTILNAVDTTEPITAIFMGFQMAVDDSGQAPGHDGALRAELVVIGDEQETREGAGVREKKNHASLRRPAQPMGRQREGVEAAARRSRYQKDPEKTQTVLQCVLNGPTDTPRHDRPGLTRANQD; translated from the exons ATGACGGAGGAGTgtgagctgctgaaggagaggCTCCAGGCCATCACG GAGAAGCATCGAATTCAAGAGAGCATCAGAcagaagaagctggagctggaccaggagaagctggagctgcagcgcctGAAG ACAAAAGTTCTAAAAGAGCAgtggctgctgcaggactctgcttcccacaatgcacctaaCTCCACGCAGGCCCACAGCGTGCTGTGTGACCAGCAGCAGACCAGAGCGCTGCAGCTCAGCATCCACAG GATAGAAATGGAGCTGGATTACCTGGAGAGAGAGGAGTCTATGATCTCTGTCAACGAGAGCTTCATCCTCAACAGGCTGAGAACTGTGGAGAAAAGTCCAGAAGACATCATCAAG GAGGCGCAGGACAGCTTTGTTCCCG CTCTGTTTGCCATGGAGATCAATGTGGCGAAGAACATGGTGACGGGAGAGAGCCAAGTCCTTTCTACTGCAGACGTGGCTCCAGAGGAGATCGGGCAGCGCGTCGGCCTCAAGGTCTATGAAGACGAGACCAAGTGTATTTATGCTTTCAGTCCTCAGGAG GGCTCCGCTGATTGGAGCAGTGCTCAGGAGCTGTCGGCCAATGAGGTGGAACACCTGCTGAGAAGCGCCTCAGAGCATCGCCAGCTCAGTCAGAGCCGCCGGAGAAGCCTCGGCGGAGACGAGCTCCGCTTTAACCGCCAGCGAGACGGAGGCGGGGCCCACCGGCCCAGAAACCAGGGGCCGCATTTCAGGAGCGACATGGCGGAGAGGGAGTTCAGCGCCAGGGAAACG AGCCAGGGTCAGCACGCCGTCAGGAGCAGGCCCCCGGActtcccccctccccgcccGCATGGACAGGAAGTGGTGACGGTCAGTCAGCCTCAGCTGTGCTACACGCCGGCGCAGCACATCCCCCTCGCCGACTACGTCAGTGTGGACGAGGAGCAGCT aggctccgcccactgcgaCCGGGCACGCTCGCCCCTCTACGGGGACGACGCCCCCTACACCATCCTGAACGCCGTGGACACCACCGAGCCCATCACCGCCATCTTCATGGGCTTCCAGATGGCGGTGGACGACAGCGGGCAGGCGCCGGGACACGACGGCGCCCTCAGAGCTGAGCTGGTCGTCATCGGAGACGAGCAGGAGACCCGCGAGGGCGCCGGCGTGcgggagaagaagaaccacgCCAGCCTCCGACGGCCGGCTCAGCCAATGGGACGGCAGCGGGAGGgcgtggaggcagcagcacggaGGAGCAGGTATCAGAAAGATCCAGAAAAAACCCAAACCgtgctgcagtgtgtgctgAACGGACCGACTGACACGCCGCGCCACGACCGACCAGGACTAACCAGGGCTAACCAGGACTAA